From a region of the Candidatus Brocadia sp. genome:
- the cas2 gene encoding CRISPR-associated endonuclease Cas2, with amino-acid sequence MLVLISYDVASDDTGQRRLRRVARACKDYGQRVQYSVFECIVDPAQWTMLKARLISEIDPEKDSLRFYYLGANYKHRVEHVGAKPSVEQDGPLIV; translated from the coding sequence ATGCTTGTGCTTATAAGCTATGATGTTGCATCTGATGATACCGGACAGCGCCGCCTGCGAAGGGTTGCCCGCGCATGTAAGGATTACGGACAGCGGGTGCAGTATTCGGTGTTTGAGTGCATTGTTGATCCTGCTCAGTGGACAATGCTGAAGGCGAGATTGATTTCAGAGATTGACCCCGAGAAAGACAGCCTGAGATTTTATTACCTTGGCGCCAACTATAAGCATCGTGTGGAGCACGTTGGCGCAAAACCGTCTGTTGAACAGGACGGGCCTTTGATTGTTTAA
- a CDS encoding four helix bundle protein has product MRHYRDLVVWQKSMVLVTNVYSITRLLPKEELYGLVSQIRRSAVSIPSNIAEGYGRYSTNDYVRFLQIAIGSLYELQTQLEICLNLGYLSKEHFEKIYEQSREIERMLSSLIKKVGNCLGT; this is encoded by the coding sequence ATGAGACACTATAGGGATCTCGTTGTATGGCAAAAATCAATGGTGTTGGTAACTAATGTTTATTCAATAACAAGATTGCTCCCGAAAGAAGAACTCTATGGATTGGTATCGCAAATAAGAAGAAGTGCGGTATCAATACCAAGTAATATTGCAGAAGGATATGGCAGATATTCTACAAATGATTATGTTCGTTTTTTACAGATAGCAATTGGCTCTTTATATGAATTGCAAACTCAATTGGAGATTTGTTTAAATTTAGGGTATTTATCAAAAGAACATTTTGAAAAGATTTATGAACAGAGTAGGGAGATAGAAAGAATGCTCAGTAGTTTAATCAAAAAAGTAGGAAATTGCTTAGGTACATAG
- the cas1c gene encoding type I-C CRISPR-associated endonuclease Cas1c, whose translation MKRHLNTLFVTTQGAYLAKEGETVVVKVEGEVKLTIPVHTLGGIVCFGQVSCSPYLMGFCAEKEVAISFLTETGDFLAKVQGPVSGNVLLRREQYRRADDPKSSALIARAVLTGKIANCRTVLSRALRDHSDKIDADAVSKASQRLAHYIVRLNAELTLDISRGIEGESASTYFGVFNQLITSQKDDFRFRERNRRPPLDTVNCLLSFLYTLLMHDVRSALEGVGLDPAVGFLHRDRPGRYGLALDLMEEFRPFIADRLTLSLINLGQVQAKGFQKKESGAVWMDDDTRKAVLVAYQKRKQEEILHPFLNEKVTVGLLFHIQALLMARYLRGDMDNYPPFLWK comes from the coding sequence ATGAAAAGACACCTGAACACATTATTCGTCACAACGCAGGGGGCGTATCTTGCCAAGGAGGGTGAGACGGTGGTGGTGAAGGTTGAGGGTGAGGTGAAACTGACCATCCCGGTTCATACCCTCGGCGGGATTGTCTGTTTTGGCCAGGTCTCGTGCAGCCCTTACTTAATGGGATTCTGCGCTGAGAAGGAGGTGGCAATCAGTTTTTTGACGGAAACCGGCGATTTTCTCGCAAAGGTGCAGGGCCCGGTGTCGGGCAACGTGCTTTTGAGGCGCGAGCAGTACCGCAGGGCTGATGACCCAAAATCCTCTGCATTAATAGCTCGTGCCGTATTGACCGGTAAAATAGCAAATTGTCGCACGGTGCTTTCGCGCGCATTACGAGACCATTCGGATAAGATTGACGCTGATGCGGTTTCAAAGGCTTCTCAGAGGCTTGCCCATTACATCGTGCGGCTAAATGCTGAATTGACACTGGATATTTCACGCGGAATAGAAGGGGAGTCCGCATCCACATACTTTGGTGTCTTTAATCAATTGATTACTTCACAGAAAGACGATTTTCGCTTTCGGGAAAGAAACAGGAGGCCTCCGTTGGATACGGTAAACTGCCTGCTCTCTTTTTTGTATACCCTCCTGATGCATGACGTGCGTTCCGCGCTTGAGGGCGTAGGGCTTGACCCTGCGGTTGGCTTTTTGCACCGAGACCGCCCGGGCAGATATGGCCTGGCGCTTGACCTGATGGAGGAATTTCGCCCTTTCATTGCAGACCGATTGACGCTCTCCCTGATCAATCTCGGCCAGGTGCAGGCGAAAGGGTTTCAGAAGAAGGAATCGGGCGCAGTGTGGATGGATGATGACACGAGAAAGGCCGTCCTGGTGGCCTACCAGAAGAGAAAGCAGGAAGAGATACTGCATCCGTTTTTGAATGAGAAAGTAACTGTGGGGCTGCTCTTTCATATACAGGCATTACTCATGGCCCGTTATTTACGCGGAGATATGGACAATTACCCGCCTTTTCTATGGAAGTGA
- a CDS encoding four helix bundle suffix domain-containing protein codes for MTDNKESPLIPPHGGYRELQSYKMSEIVYDATIVFCDRFIDRRSRTHDQMVQAARSGKQNIAEGSMASGTSKKTELKLVGVARASLEELLLDFQDYLRQRKLPLWGKEHEQALAVRKLAHSKNRSYETYKTYLEASPPEVAANTMICLIHQTNYLLDQQLRALEKTFLKEGGFTERLYRARSEKRKNRTKE; via the coding sequence ATGACTGATAATAAAGAATCTCCGCTTATCCCGCCGCACGGCGGGTATCGGGAACTGCAGTCCTACAAAATGTCAGAGATTGTTTATGATGCTACAATAGTATTCTGCGACCGATTCATCGACCGCCGTTCCCGCACCCACGATCAGATGGTGCAGGCGGCGCGTAGCGGCAAGCAGAATATTGCCGAAGGGAGTATGGCTTCAGGCACTTCTAAAAAAACCGAACTAAAGCTTGTCGGCGTGGCACGGGCAAGCCTTGAAGAACTGCTTCTTGACTTTCAGGATTATTTGAGGCAGCGCAAGCTGCCTCTCTGGGGAAAAGAGCATGAGCAGGCGCTTGCTGTGCGCAAACTTGCGCATAGTAAAAATAGGTCTTATGAGACTTATAAGACCTATCTGGAGGCTTCGCCTCCGGAAGTGGCGGCAAACACCATGATCTGCCTGATTCACCAGACAAACTACCTGCTCGACCAGCAGTTGCGGGCATTGGAAAAGACCTTTCTGAAAGAGGGTGGGTTCACAGAAAGGCTCTACCGGGCACGATCTGAAAAAAGAAAGAATAGGACAAAAGAATGA
- the cas4 gene encoding CRISPR-associated protein Cas4 produces the protein MYSEDDLIPISALSDFTFCERRAALHFIERVWEDNVMTAEGSILHERVDDESASEVRGSVRIARSVWLRSLVLGLIGKADMVEFHKTATGGVKLEGVSGLWLPFPVEYKRGYLRHELSFAIQLCAQGICLEEMLGGNIPSGAIFYGKTRRRMDVVFDKALRTETENASRKVHELIASGITPKAEYSKKCKLCSLLNLCMPKVSSRVSNYLMRAMDSASDAKEEAQND, from the coding sequence ATGTATTCAGAAGATGACTTGATCCCCATCTCCGCGCTATCCGATTTCACTTTTTGCGAACGCCGTGCAGCATTGCATTTCATTGAGCGCGTCTGGGAAGACAATGTAATGACCGCTGAGGGTTCTATCCTTCATGAACGAGTGGATGATGAATCAGCTTCGGAGGTGCGCGGAAGTGTGCGGATTGCTCGTAGTGTCTGGCTGCGTTCCCTCGTTCTTGGACTCATCGGCAAGGCTGATATGGTGGAGTTTCATAAGACGGCAACAGGCGGAGTTAAACTTGAAGGCGTATCCGGTTTATGGTTGCCGTTCCCTGTTGAGTATAAAAGAGGATATCTTCGTCATGAACTTAGCTTTGCAATTCAGCTTTGCGCTCAAGGAATTTGCCTTGAAGAAATGTTGGGCGGAAATATTCCATCTGGCGCTATTTTTTATGGCAAAACCCGTCGCCGTATGGATGTGGTTTTTGATAAAGCATTGCGGACTGAGACAGAGAATGCCTCAAGGAAGGTGCATGAACTCATTGCATCCGGTATTACCCCGAAGGCGGAATATTCAAAGAAGTGCAAACTCTGTTCATTGCTAAATCTGTGCATGCCGAAGGTGAGCAGCAGGGTAAGTAATTATCTGATGAGGGCGATGGATTCCGCATCTGATGCAAAAGAGGAGGCACAAAATGACTGA
- the cas7c gene encoding type I-C CRISPR-associated protein Cas7/Csd2 has translation MVLLFDAKKANPNGDPDAENMPRIQPNTLKGMVTDVCLKRKIRNFFSLYKTDGNLKDNPESGYDIFIKENAILQQLMEAAPINASAKRIFIDIYKQNETAFKKGNEFWDISHRDALCQTYFDLRAFGGVISTEGPLKGSFYGQVRGPIQFSFAESLDKVLQLDATITRCCSTSEKEKKEQEKQSEGDEKTGGNRTMGRKYNIDYGLYRAHIYFSPAFAAKTGFTYFDLDNFLFAMTHMFTDDPSSNRSGMRVVGLVDFQHSRPLGNEHAHKLFDMVKVEMRDKNKDYPDSINDYFGCVPGQVDGNKITVKKVIWEIPEKS, from the coding sequence ATGGTTTTGCTTTTTGATGCGAAAAAGGCGAATCCCAACGGTGACCCTGACGCTGAAAACATGCCGAGAATCCAGCCGAATACCTTGAAAGGTATGGTTACGGATGTCTGTCTTAAAAGAAAAATCAGGAATTTCTTCAGCCTTTACAAGACAGACGGAAATTTAAAAGACAATCCGGAAAGCGGTTACGATATTTTTATAAAGGAAAATGCGATTCTACAGCAGTTGATGGAAGCTGCACCAATAAATGCTTCAGCTAAGAGAATATTCATAGATATTTATAAGCAGAATGAAACTGCTTTCAAGAAGGGAAATGAGTTTTGGGATATTTCTCATAGAGATGCCTTATGTCAAACCTATTTTGATTTGCGTGCTTTCGGCGGTGTAATTTCTACGGAAGGGCCTCTTAAAGGCAGTTTCTACGGACAGGTTCGGGGACCGATTCAATTCTCATTTGCTGAATCACTGGATAAGGTGCTTCAGTTGGACGCCACAATTACTCGTTGCTGCTCAACAAGCGAAAAAGAGAAAAAGGAACAGGAAAAGCAAAGTGAGGGTGATGAGAAGACTGGCGGCAATCGCACTATGGGGAGAAAATATAATATTGACTATGGACTCTATAGAGCGCATATCTATTTTTCTCCTGCCTTCGCTGCAAAAACCGGCTTTACTTATTTTGATCTGGATAATTTTCTTTTTGCAATGACACACATGTTTACCGATGACCCATCTTCCAACCGCTCAGGCATGAGAGTGGTAGGGCTTGTTGATTTTCAGCATTCAAGACCGCTTGGGAATGAACATGCACATAAACTATTCGACATGGTAAAAGTTGAGATGCGGGATAAGAATAAAGACTATCCTGATTCAATTAATGACTATTTCGGATGCGTTCCTGGACAAGTTGATGGGAATAAAATCACAGTCAAAAAAGTAATATGGGAAATCCCTGAGAAATCGTAA